The Solea senegalensis isolate Sse05_10M linkage group LG9, IFAPA_SoseM_1, whole genome shotgun sequence genome has a segment encoding these proteins:
- the yrdc gene encoding yrdC domain-containing protein, mitochondrial, translating into MNSVFKVAAEMMMRSSSSAAHACKELPSKVLRLLTPAPHPGGHADGAEILRCTVKALKEGHVVAVPTDTIYGLACLAQNSGAVKRIYGIKGRNGHKPLAICVGEIHDIYKYCKVKVKEELLGDLLPGPVTLVFERSEVLNTDLNPFTSLVGVRIPDHAFIRRLCQMCGEPLALTSANISSHTSTVDVHEFQELWPKLAVVVDGGPIGDQNRLGSTVVDLSVLGKYRIIRPGCAQSSTVDVLERKYGLSEDSENDL; encoded by the exons ATGAATTCCGTGTTTAAAGTCGCAGCAGAAATGATGATGAGATCCAGTTCATCTGCTGCCCACGCGTGTAAAGAGCTACCGAGCAAAGTCCTGCGTTTACTGACGCCGGCTCCTCATCCGGGAGGACACGCAG ATGGAGCTGAGATCCTTCGGTGCACGGTGAAGGCTCTGAAGGAGGGTCATGTGGTGGCTGTGCCCACAGACACCATCTATGGTCTGGCCTGTCTGGCCCAAAACTCTGGAGCCGTGAAAAGAATCTACGGCATCAAAGGACGCAATGGACACAAACCTCTGGCCATCTGTGTCGGAGAAATCCACGATATCTACAA ATACTgtaaagtgaaagtgaaggagGAGCTGTTGGGTGACCTGCTGCCTGGTCCCGTCACGCTGGTGTTTGAAAGGTCTGAAGTCCTGAACACGGATCTCAACCCCTTCACCTCG CTTGTCGGCGTACGTATCCCAGACCACGCTTTCATACGACGCCTCTGCCAGATGTGTGGGGAACCGCTGGCTCTCACCAGCGCCAACATCAGCTCACACACCAGCACAGTGGACGTCCAT GAGTTTCAGGAGCTTTGGCCCAAACTGGCAGTGGTGGTGGATGGAGGGCCAATAGGAGACCAGAACCGCCTCGGGTCCACAGTGGTCGACTTGTCGGTGCTCGGCAAATATCGCATCATCAGACCTGGCTG CGCTCAGTCCTCCACGGTCGATGTGCTGGAGCGTAAATACGGGCTGTCAGAGGACTCTGAaaatgacctttga